The Sulfitobacter donghicola DSW-25 = KCTC 12864 = JCM 14565 genome has a segment encoding these proteins:
- a CDS encoding carbohydrate ABC transporter permease: MFPSPIEKRSRSWQITYQAVLPIALVVWLLPLIAVAMFSIKPAADFTNGNYWGLPSSFEAFSNYGKVFFESNMPRYLLNSMFITLPTVVGAVALSCMAGFALGIYRFKGNLVIFFMFIAGNFVPFQILMVPVRDLTITLGMYDSIQGLVLFHIAFQTGFCTLFMRNFIRALPFPLIEAARVEGVAEWRIFVFVVLPLMKPALAALSVLIFTFIWNDYFWAVVLTQGPSAQPVTAGITEFNSQFRAAYHLMSAGSIVAALPPVAMFFLMQKHFIAGLTLGAVK; this comes from the coding sequence ATGTTTCCATCCCCTATCGAAAAACGCTCCCGCAGCTGGCAGATCACCTATCAGGCGGTTTTACCGATTGCGCTGGTGGTTTGGCTGTTGCCGCTGATCGCGGTTGCGATGTTTTCAATCAAGCCAGCCGCGGATTTTACAAACGGCAATTATTGGGGGCTTCCCTCTAGCTTTGAAGCCTTTTCGAACTACGGAAAAGTGTTCTTTGAATCCAACATGCCGCGTTATTTGCTGAACTCGATGTTCATCACGTTGCCAACGGTTGTAGGGGCGGTGGCGCTCTCCTGCATGGCGGGGTTTGCGCTGGGCATTTATCGATTTAAGGGCAATCTGGTCATCTTTTTCATGTTCATCGCAGGGAACTTTGTACCCTTCCAAATCCTGATGGTGCCAGTGCGCGATTTGACGATTACCCTAGGCATGTATGACAGTATTCAAGGGCTGGTCCTGTTTCACATCGCGTTTCAGACGGGGTTCTGCACGCTGTTTATGCGGAACTTTATCCGCGCCTTGCCGTTTCCATTGATCGAAGCAGCGCGGGTTGAGGGCGTCGCGGAATGGCGCATCTTTGTTTTTGTTGTGCTACCGCTGATGAAGCCCGCCCTTGCGGCGCTTTCGGTGCTGATTTTCACCTTTATCTGGAATGATTACTTTTGGGCTGTTGTGCTTACGCAAGGGCCAAGCGCCCAACCGGTTACGGCTGGCATTACCGAGTTTAACTCACAATTTCGGGCGGCCTATCACCTGATGAGTGCGGGATCGATTGTGGCTGCATTGCCACCTGTTGCGATGTTCTTTCTGATGCAAAAACACTTTATTGCGGGTCTGACCCTTGGGGCGGTGAAGTAG
- a CDS encoding SDR family NAD(P)-dependent oxidoreductase: MTQNAIFPDLKDKSVFITGGGSGIGAFLTDGFMKQGANVSFVQRSDASAFCDEMEAKHGRRPFFQTCDISDIPALKQCLAKAAAHQGPITALINNAANDARHATQEVTEEFWDQSQAINLKSYFFACQAVIDGMRTSGGGAIVNMTSISYMMGNTGYPSYTTANSGINGMTRSLAREFGPEKIRVNALAPGWVLTDKQKEQWVTPEAIAAHVDRQCLKETLAPEDIVDAVLFLSSNASRMMTGQSMVVDGGVVVSG; the protein is encoded by the coding sequence ATGACGCAGAATGCGATCTTCCCGGATCTCAAAGACAAGTCGGTTTTCATTACGGGCGGGGGTTCGGGCATTGGGGCCTTTCTGACAGACGGGTTTATGAAACAAGGCGCAAATGTCAGTTTCGTACAGCGCAGCGATGCCTCGGCGTTCTGTGATGAGATGGAGGCCAAACATGGTCGCCGTCCCTTTTTCCAAACCTGCGATATCTCGGACATTCCCGCGCTAAAGCAATGTTTGGCAAAAGCGGCAGCGCATCAGGGCCCAATCACAGCCCTGATCAACAATGCCGCAAATGATGCGCGCCATGCCACACAAGAGGTAACCGAAGAGTTCTGGGATCAATCGCAAGCGATCAATCTGAAATCCTACTTTTTTGCCTGTCAGGCTGTGATCGACGGCATGCGCACCTCCGGCGGCGGTGCCATCGTGAACATGACCTCGATCTCCTATATGATGGGCAACACGGGATACCCTTCATACACAACGGCCAATTCAGGCATCAACGGTATGACCCGATCGCTAGCGCGCGAGTTCGGTCCAGAGAAAATCCGCGTTAATGCGCTGGCTCCGGGGTGGGTGCTGACGGACAAGCAAAAAGAGCAATGGGTCACGCCAGAGGCGATTGCCGCGCATGTTGATCGGCAATGCCTCAAGGAGACACTGGCGCCAGAAGATATCGTAGATGCAGTTTTGTTTCTGTCCTCGAATGCCAGCCGCATGATGACAGGACAATCGATGGTCGTTGACGGCGGCGTAGTGGTTTCAGGGTAA
- a CDS encoding carbohydrate ABC transporter permease produces MSSMTTGTEAAPRSWYKRNEIAITPWLFLAPAMLFFAVYVIIPIAQSFSISFHEWDGLGEKVYVGTANYERLLGIGDAKMDRKFETSFWNNLKWLVLYLLAVPAGLFIALFLNQTVRGIRLYKSLFFFPFVISQVVVGLVFSWFYLPREGLLNAILAVFGAGPVNILGDPTMATYGIIAAGLWPQTAYCMILYLTGLNAVDPEQVEAARLDGAKGYKMLWYIILPQLKPATFIAFVVTIIGALRSFDLISVMTNGGPFGSTRVLSFYMFEESLSEFGFRMGYGSAIAVVLFFIMLAFIAYFLYSMWREERGAH; encoded by the coding sequence ATGTCCTCAATGACAACCGGAACCGAGGCTGCACCTCGCAGTTGGTACAAACGCAATGAGATTGCGATAACGCCGTGGCTGTTTCTGGCCCCTGCGATGTTGTTCTTTGCGGTCTATGTCATCATTCCAATCGCGCAAAGCTTTAGCATCAGCTTTCATGAATGGGACGGGTTGGGCGAAAAGGTTTACGTGGGTACGGCGAATTATGAACGCCTCCTTGGTATTGGCGACGCCAAGATGGATCGCAAATTCGAGACGTCATTTTGGAATAACCTGAAATGGCTGGTTCTGTACCTGCTGGCGGTCCCTGCGGGGCTGTTCATCGCGCTATTCCTGAACCAAACGGTGCGCGGCATCCGCTTGTATAAATCGCTGTTCTTCTTTCCGTTTGTAATTTCGCAGGTTGTGGTTGGCCTCGTGTTTTCGTGGTTCTATCTGCCGCGCGAAGGGCTGCTGAACGCGATCCTCGCTGTTTTTGGCGCTGGGCCAGTAAACATTTTGGGCGACCCGACGATGGCGACCTATGGCATCATCGCTGCGGGGCTTTGGCCGCAAACGGCCTATTGCATGATCTTGTATCTCACAGGTCTAAACGCCGTTGACCCCGAACAGGTCGAGGCCGCGCGGCTGGACGGGGCAAAGGGTTACAAAATGCTGTGGTACATCATCCTGCCGCAGTTGAAGCCCGCGACGTTTATTGCCTTTGTCGTGACGATTATCGGCGCGCTGCGCTCGTTCGATCTAATCAGTGTGATGACCAACGGCGGGCCGTTTGGTTCTACCCGTGTCTTGTCGTTTTATATGTTCGAGGAATCCCTGTCCGAGTTCGGCTTTAGGATGGGATATGGCTCGGCGATTGCCGTTGTTCTGTTCTTTATCATGCTCGCGTTCATCGCGTATTTCTTATACTCGATGTGGCGCGAAGAGCGGGGGGCACACTGA
- a CDS encoding alpha-galactosidase, giving the protein MMETYRIDDDRQTVVLDMSNGGIPHVTYWGKRLPAAEDLTALSGASAIDVSGGMLDENPVLSLCPEATHTFPGQVGLIVRNINGAQILPSFSLSNVTEKEGMIITCKDAAHGLTLAFSFETDEQTRVITCQTNLQSDHPICVDWLAAPVLPAPQNSSEMIDFSGRWCGEFQPEHTQWAAGARLRENRTGRTGHEHFPGLMIPNRGATNTSGECFGFHYGWSGGHKMIAEELQDGRRQVQWGHATGSHTAPATYFETAPLYLTYSDRGLNGCAVAFQRHLRDRIVTWPKPDAPRPVHYNCWEAVYFDHHLPTLQDIATRAARLGAERFVLDDGWFGRRDDDTSSLGDWVIDPRKYPDGLTPLVEHVHREGMSFGLWFEPEMVNEESEIYRKNPHWALGAADQILGRQQKVLNMALPEVGEYLFTCISDILSRNEIDYIKWDHNRVLPLVDAEQTQGTYALIDRLRAAFPKVEIESCASGGGRIDFGILSRTQRVWLSDSNDATERLRIQHDAALFLPAAVTGSHVGPRVCHTSGRTLDISYRAWVAAQRHMGFEMDPRELDEREVQILIDVTEWWKENRNWMRTADILRLDSADKAVIAEQQLALVGDRFVVFAAKVATSKQISPRPLRLTGLEADATYQIALRNRGDIDGMSRGNTALKTKNLKLSGTYLMHHGITLPCSFPERMWVIEGTRI; this is encoded by the coding sequence ATGATGGAAACCTACCGCATAGACGATGATCGGCAGACGGTTGTTTTGGACATGTCAAACGGGGGGATCCCGCATGTGACATATTGGGGCAAACGCCTGCCAGCAGCTGAGGACCTAACCGCTTTGAGCGGCGCAAGCGCGATTGATGTGTCGGGCGGGATGTTGGATGAGAACCCTGTATTGTCTTTATGTCCAGAGGCGACACATACCTTTCCAGGCCAGGTGGGGCTGATCGTTCGAAACATCAACGGGGCGCAGATACTCCCCTCCTTTTCTCTTTCTAACGTGACCGAGAAAGAAGGGATGATCATCACCTGCAAGGATGCGGCACATGGGTTAACGTTGGCATTTTCGTTTGAAACGGATGAACAGACACGGGTCATTACCTGTCAAACCAACCTGCAATCAGATCACCCGATATGCGTGGATTGGCTGGCCGCGCCTGTCCTTCCAGCGCCGCAAAACAGCAGCGAGATGATAGATTTTTCGGGCCGTTGGTGTGGCGAGTTTCAACCCGAGCACACACAGTGGGCAGCAGGCGCGCGCCTGCGCGAAAACAGAACTGGCCGGACGGGCCATGAACATTTTCCCGGCCTTATGATCCCGAACCGCGGAGCCACAAATACAAGTGGAGAGTGTTTCGGATTCCACTATGGCTGGTCGGGTGGTCACAAGATGATCGCAGAGGAATTGCAAGACGGACGGCGTCAGGTTCAATGGGGCCATGCGACGGGAAGCCATACTGCGCCTGCAACCTATTTCGAAACAGCGCCCTTGTACCTGACGTATTCGGATCGGGGGCTAAATGGCTGCGCGGTTGCGTTCCAACGCCACTTGCGTGATCGGATCGTGACCTGGCCCAAACCCGATGCGCCACGTCCCGTTCACTATAACTGTTGGGAGGCGGTCTATTTTGATCATCACTTACCCACGCTGCAAGACATCGCAACGCGCGCGGCGCGCTTGGGGGCGGAACGCTTTGTGCTGGATGACGGCTGGTTTGGGCGCCGCGATGATGACACCTCTAGTCTGGGGGATTGGGTCATTGATCCTCGCAAATATCCCGATGGCCTAACGCCTCTTGTTGAACATGTGCATCGTGAGGGTATGAGTTTCGGGCTGTGGTTTGAACCAGAGATGGTCAATGAAGAGAGCGAGATTTACCGCAAGAACCCTCATTGGGCGCTGGGCGCTGCTGATCAGATTTTAGGGCGGCAGCAAAAGGTATTGAACATGGCCCTGCCAGAGGTTGGGGAATACCTGTTTACCTGTATCTCTGACATTCTGAGCAGGAATGAAATTGACTATATCAAATGGGATCATAACCGCGTTTTGCCGCTGGTGGATGCAGAGCAGACCCAAGGCACCTATGCCTTGATTGATCGCCTCCGCGCAGCCTTTCCAAAGGTCGAAATCGAAAGCTGCGCCTCGGGTGGCGGGCGGATTGATTTTGGCATCCTGTCGCGAACGCAGCGGGTTTGGCTTTCTGATAGTAACGATGCGACCGAACGCCTGCGTATCCAGCATGATGCGGCATTGTTTTTACCCGCCGCTGTAACAGGTAGCCATGTTGGCCCGCGTGTCTGCCACACCTCGGGGCGCACATTGGACATCTCATACCGCGCATGGGTCGCGGCCCAACGCCACATGGGTTTTGAGATGGACCCCCGCGAACTAGACGAACGCGAGGTTCAGATCCTCATTGATGTTACCGAGTGGTGGAAAGAAAACCGGAATTGGATGCGAACCGCCGATATTTTGCGTCTGGATAGCGCGGATAAAGCTGTGATAGCAGAACAGCAGTTGGCATTGGTGGGCGACCGCTTTGTTGTGTTTGCGGCCAAGGTGGCCACCTCAAAGCAGATATCACCGCGCCCGCTGCGCCTTACTGGCCTAGAGGCGGATGCCACTTATCAGATTGCCTTGCGTAATCGCGGCGATATTGATGGAATGTCGCGCGGAAATACTGCGCTCAAAACAAAGAATTTAAAGCTGTCAGGCACCTACCTTATGCATCACGGGATAACATTACCATGTTCTTTCCCCGAGCGGATGTGGGTCATCGAAGGGACACGGATATGA
- a CDS encoding IlvD/Edd family dehydratase, translating into MTKDNRNRAWYGKNDRDGFIHRSWMKNQGFPDHVFDGRPIIGICNTWSELTPCNSGLRDLAEGVKRGVWEAGGFPVEFPVMSLGETQMKPTAMLFRNLLAMDVEESIRAYGIDGVVLLGGCDKTTPGQLMGAASVDLPTIVVSSGPMLNGKWKGKDIGSGTDVWKFSEAVRAGEMTLQDFMNAESGMSRSKGVCMTMGTASTMASLVEAMGMSLPTNAALPAVDSRRMALAHLTGKRIVEMVEEDLKLSHVVTREALENAILANAAVGGSTNSVVHLLAIAGRVGIDLSLDDFEIGSDIPLLVNCMPSGEYLMEDFCYAGGMPVVLSELKDKLRPATTVMGGDISAYWDGAECYNHDVIRPMDNPLKEAAGLCVLRGNLAPHGAIIKPSAATDALLEHEAEAFVFENIEDMKANIDREDLPVTADTILVLKGCGPKGYPGMPEVGNMPIPARLVKEGVRDMVRVSDARMSGTAYGTVVLHVSPEANAGGNLALVQTGDRIRVSIKDGALDLLVPDEELAQRRAEWTPEPPHYTRGYAKMYVDTVLQAHQGADLDFLVGKDTRPVTRESH; encoded by the coding sequence ATGACAAAAGATAACCGAAACCGCGCATGGTACGGAAAAAATGATCGCGACGGGTTTATTCACCGCAGCTGGATGAAAAATCAGGGGTTTCCCGATCATGTCTTTGATGGCCGACCGATCATTGGCATTTGTAATACATGGTCTGAGCTCACGCCCTGCAATTCGGGTTTGCGTGATCTGGCCGAAGGCGTAAAGCGCGGCGTTTGGGAGGCTGGCGGCTTTCCTGTCGAGTTTCCAGTCATGTCTCTGGGTGAAACCCAGATGAAGCCAACGGCAATGTTGTTTCGCAATCTGCTGGCCATGGATGTTGAGGAAAGCATACGCGCTTACGGCATTGATGGGGTCGTTCTATTGGGCGGCTGTGACAAAACCACTCCGGGTCAGTTGATGGGGGCGGCCAGTGTCGATCTGCCGACGATCGTTGTCAGCTCGGGTCCGATGTTAAACGGGAAATGGAAGGGCAAGGACATTGGTTCTGGCACGGATGTCTGGAAATTCTCGGAAGCGGTGCGCGCAGGCGAAATGACCCTTCAGGATTTCATGAACGCTGAGTCTGGCATGAGCCGCTCCAAGGGCGTGTGTATGACGATGGGCACGGCGTCGACTATGGCCAGCCTTGTTGAGGCGATGGGCATGTCCCTTCCAACCAATGCGGCCTTGCCTGCGGTTGATTCACGGCGCATGGCGCTGGCCCATCTGACGGGCAAGCGCATCGTCGAAATGGTTGAAGAGGATTTGAAGCTTTCCCATGTCGTGACGCGCGAAGCCTTGGAAAATGCGATCCTTGCGAATGCAGCGGTAGGGGGCTCAACGAATTCCGTCGTGCATCTGTTAGCAATAGCAGGTCGGGTCGGGATCGACCTGTCCTTGGATGACTTTGAAATCGGCAGCGATATCCCACTGCTGGTGAACTGTATGCCATCGGGCGAATACCTGATGGAAGATTTTTGTTATGCGGGGGGCATGCCCGTTGTTCTGTCAGAGCTGAAGGACAAGCTGCGGCCAGCAACCACTGTCATGGGGGGCGATATCTCGGCCTATTGGGACGGTGCGGAATGCTACAACCATGATGTGATCCGCCCGATGGATAATCCGCTAAAGGAGGCGGCGGGCCTGTGCGTTTTGCGCGGCAATCTGGCGCCTCATGGTGCGATCATCAAACCCTCAGCCGCCACTGACGCATTGCTAGAGCATGAGGCCGAAGCCTTTGTGTTTGAAAACATCGAAGACATGAAAGCCAATATCGACCGCGAAGATTTACCTGTCACAGCGGATACAATCCTTGTTCTGAAAGGGTGTGGGCCCAAAGGCTATCCCGGCATGCCAGAGGTCGGCAATATGCCGATCCCTGCGCGTCTGGTAAAGGAAGGCGTGCGTGACATGGTGCGTGTATCAGATGCACGAATGTCTGGTACGGCCTATGGCACCGTTGTTCTGCATGTCAGCCCCGAGGCAAATGCTGGCGGCAACCTTGCCTTGGTTCAGACGGGTGACCGGATACGCGTGTCGATCAAAGATGGAGCGTTGGACCTTTTGGTGCCCGACGAAGAGCTCGCACAACGCCGCGCCGAATGGACCCCTGAGCCGCCCCATTACACCCGTGGCTATGCCAAGATGTATGTGGATACAGTACTGCAAGCTCACCAAGGTGCCGATCTGGATTTCCTTGTCGGTAAAGACACACGCCCAGTCACGCGGGAGAGCCATTGA